A single genomic interval of Xiphophorus couchianus chromosome 2, X_couchianus-1.0, whole genome shotgun sequence harbors:
- the pagr1 gene encoding PAXIP1-associated glutamate-rich protein 1, with amino-acid sequence MQAEATDSALREGIESLGVKDSEKPAADKEEESTAEQQDTETTAVTEEEDSAAKDEADENTDAAEEEMQKAESQAVTIGDAEDGKKAAVAGDDDWELPYSDEEMEDPKNWMPAPTEIKRLYEVLAKGEMLELNFVPLPRRPPTPERTPTPERNDEEEAERERERLERERKPPTPTEFDFDEEQMQSTPKNSFLSRRRTPGSSGRSSVKREARLDKVLSDMKRHRKIEEHILRTGRDLFKSEKKLEEALSPNSQKEREKERERDSNPNTIFSPRQRRY; translated from the exons ATGCAAGCTGAAGCCACAGATTCTGCCCTCAGAGAGGGCATCGAGTCCTTGGGCGTGAAGGACTCAGAGAAACCGGCTGCAGACAAAGAAGAGGAGAGCACAGCTGAGCAACAAGACACAGAGACGACAGCTGTCACTGAGGAGGAAGACTCTGCTGCTAAGGATGAAGCAG ATGAGAACACAGATGCAGCGGAAGAGGAGATGCAGAAAGCTGAAAGTCAAGCGGTCACCATAGGGGACGCTGAGGACGGGAAGAAGGCTGCTGTGGCGGGCGACGACGACTGGGAGCTTCCGTACAGCGACGAGGAAATGGAGGATCCCAAAAACTGGATGCCTGCGCCAACTGAGATTAAAAGACTCTATGAGGTCCTAGCTAAAGGGGAGATGTTGGAGCTGAACTTTGTGCCCCTCCCCAGACGGCCTCCAACACCGGAACGCACCCCGACACCTGAGAGGAACGacgaagaagaagcagaaaggGAAAGGGAGAGGCTGGAGAGAGAGCGGAA gcCTCCAACTCCAACTGAGTTCGACTTTGATGAGGAACAAATGCAAAGCACACCGAAAAACTCGTTCCTCAGCAGACGCAGAACAccag GATCTTCCGGCCGCTCCTCTGTAAAGCGAGAAGCTCGCCTGGACAAAGTGCTGTCGGACATGAAGCGTCACCGGAAAATCGAGGAGCACATTTTGCGCACGGGCCGAGACCTGTTCAAGAGCGAGAAGAAGCTGGAGGAGGCGCTCTCCCCGAACAGCCAGAAGGAGCGAGAGAAGGAGAGGGAAAGAGACAGCAACCCCAACACCATCTTCTCCCCAAGACAGAGGAGATACTGA
- the tlcd3bb gene encoding protein FAM57B — protein sequence MLTILAAGSVFFPGLFLLSKQCLKSIPALRWSEGDAVIVSARLVSSVQAVMASSAGYIIASSCKDIIEDQHWLTSTYIMFAVPYFVYDIYAMFMCYWYKLRVKGHEEALAAPQHMRSAVRSYLRREFLMVLHHVVMVTVCFPVSVFWRQGKGDYFQGIMFMAEVSTPSVCLGKILIQYKQQHTLLHKVNGALMLVTFFIFRVLLFPYLYYVYGRYASIPFHMVPLTVPWHCNVGAALLMAPQLYWFSLICRGALRLFTGASRSQRPRAPSADAKDYPADSNALPQPANGYSARSTEPELTTH from the exons ATGCTGACCATCTTGGCTGCTGGCTCTGTGTTTTTTCCAGGCCTTTTCCTTCTGTCCAAACAATGCCTGAAGTCCATCCCAGCACTGAGATGGAGCGAAGGAGACGCGGTCATCGTATCGGCCAG GTTGGTATCATCAGTTCAGGCAGTCATGGCTTCTTCAGCTGGCTACATCATTGCATCTTCCTGTAAGGACATAATTGAGGACCA GCACTGGCTCACAAGCACCTACATCATGTTTGCTGTCCCCTACTTCGTCTACGACATCTACGCCATGTTCATGTGCTACTGGTACAAGCTGCGGGTGAAAGGTCATGAGGAGGCCTTGGCGGCCCCCCAACACATGCGCTCAGCAGTGAGGAGTTACCTGCGTCGCGAGTTCCTCATGGTGCTGCACCACGTTGTCATGGTCACCGTCTGCTTCCCCGTGTCTGTG ttttggcGACAAGGAAAGGGCGACTATTTCCAGGGCATAATGTTCATGGCTGAGGTCAGCACTCCATCCGTCTGCTTAGGAAAAATACTCATCCAG TACAAACAGCAACACACTCTGCTGCACAAAGTGAATGGGGCTCTTATGCTGGTCACTTTTTTCATCTTTCGAGTCCTACTCTTCCCTTACCTCTACTACGTCTATGGAAG GTATGCGTCAATCCCCTTCCACATGGTTCCCCTGACGGTACCCTGGCACTGTAATGTCGGCGCCGCCCTGCTCATGGCGCCCCAGCTCTACTGGTTCTCCCTAATCTGCCGAGGCGCTCTGCGATTATTCACTGGAGCGTCGCGCTCCCAGCGGCCGCGCGCGCCTTCCGCCGACGCCAAGGATTACCCGGCGGACAGCAACGCGCTGCCTCAGCCCGCTAACGGCTACAGCGCGCGCTCGACAGAGCCAGAGCTGACCACCCACTGA
- the mazb gene encoding myc-associated zinc finger protein: MDTAWSNFLFQSTPTQNQVEGSLQSELMQVHTSSPQTPPTEHIAQPPSTVDTTALSEEPLPEPVKPAPRPARVQHICAICNKQFKNNYNLRRHQSVHTGVRMKDRARVQAEGAKEGAAGQVVAAAAAPPAMAVGAGGRAERPTVPLSLLHLSVPPPLAPPGVLAGVQQPPLGGQDGEGVAMPNVMATVNPHAPPPAAVVMATGATVQRPANPNPNPVKKNHACETCGKAFRDVYHLNRHRLSHSDEKPFSCPICQQRFKRKDRMSHHVRSHQGGVEKPYICPHCGKAFSRPDHLNSHVRQVHSSERPFKCPTCESCFATKDRLRAHMIRHEEKVPCHICGKLLSAAYITDHMRVHNQSQHHVCHLCNRSFTTLTYLRVHAQKHHGQEWKESPGGFGGTASGGVLVCHLCGVQCKTPTQLQGHMGTHSTSQAAPTPVTSNVAASSSVSLSNMVTAAPTVYVTGNTVVDLLVTDCSSIAAPQSHS; encoded by the exons ATGGATACCGCTTGGAGCAATTTTCTCTTCCAG AGTACTCCCACCCAAAACCAAGTGGAGGGGAGCCTCCAATCAGAGCTCATGCAAGTGCATACGAGTTCTCCCCAGACCCCACCCACAGAGCACATAGCGCAGCCTCCTTCCACTGTGGACACCACGGCTCTGAGCGAGGAACCCCTGCCTG AGCCGGTGAAGCCAGCGCCTCGGCCGGCTCGCGTGCAACACATCTGTGCCATCTGCAACAAGCAGTTCAAGAACAACTACAACCTGCGGCGGCACCAGTCGGTCCACACTGGGGTACGCATGAAGGACAGGGCCAGAGTGCAGGCGGAGGGAGCAAAGGAGGGAGCCGCCGGCCAGGTGGTGGCGGCGGCAGCGGCCCCGCCGGCCATGGCGGTGGGGGCCGGAGGGAGGGCGGAGAGGCCCACTGTTCCCCTCTCCCTGCTGCACCTCTCCGTGCCTCCCCCTCTCGCCCCTCCCGGCGTGCTGGCGGGCGTCCAGCAGCCTCCCCTGGGTGGTCAGGATGGCGAAGGGGTTGCCATGCCAAACGTCATGGCTACTGTTAACCCTCATGCTCCGCCTCCTGCTGCTGTCGTCATGGCCACAGGGGCGACAGTACAG cgGCCCGCCAATCCCAACCCCAACCCCGTGAAGAAGAACCACGCCTGCGAGACGTGCGGGAAGGCCTTCCGGGATGTCTACCACCTCAACCGGCACCGGCTGTCCCACTCGGACGAGAAGCCCTTCTCCTGCCCCATCTGCCAGCAGCGCTTCAAGAGGAAGGACCGCATGAGCCACCATGTGCGCTCCCACCAGGGCGGCGTGGAGAAACCCTACATCTGCCCTCACTGCGGCAAGGCTTTCTCCAG GCCTGACCATCTCAACAGTCACGTCAGGCAGGTGCACTCCTCAGAAAGACCCTTCAAATGTCCg ACTTGTGAGTCGTGTTTTGCCACCAAGGATCGCCTGCGAGCCCACATGATCCGTCACGAGGAGAAAGTGCCGTGCCACATCTGCGGGAAGCTCCTGTCCGCCGCGTACATCACCGATCACATGAGGGTGCACAACCAGTCGCAGCACCACGTGTGCCACCTCTGTAACCGCA GCTTCACCACGCTGACGTATCTCCGCGTCCACGCCCAGAAGCACCATGGCCAGGAGTGGAAGGAGAGCCCCGGCGGCTTCGGCGGCACGGCCTCAGGCGGCGTCCTCGTCTGCCACCTGTGCGGCGTCCAGTGTAAGACACCTACCCAGCTCCAGGGCCACATGGGAACCCACAGCACCAGCCAGGCCGCACCGACCCCCGTCACCTCCAACGTGGCCGCCAGCAGCTCCGTCTCCCTTAGCAACATGGTGACGGCGGCGCCCACCGTGTACGTCACCGGGAACACGGTGGTGGACCTGCTCGTCACGGACTGCTCTAGCATCGCGGCGCCGCAGTCCCACAGTTAG